The genomic window ATGGTTAGGACTGCTTACTTGGTCAGTGGCGCAAAGCCTTTTCTTATTCTGGGCGGTCAAGATGCTACCGGGGATCAAGCGGGAACGTATCTTTATCTATTGGTTCTGTGCCCACGAGTTGCTTACCTCGCTTTTCATGTCGCAATTTAATATCAGTATCGCCGCTATCATTGTCCTCGCCTACGCATTGATAGAGAAAGAGAAAGACGTATGGGCCGCTTTCGTGATCATGTTGGGTACCTTTACTAAATTGTATGGGATCACGGGATTGGCGTTCTTCTTTTTCTCTCGCCATAAGATGAAGTTCAGCCTATCTTGCGTAGGATGGGCGGTCGTCATGGTCGTAGCCCCGATGATATTGTCCGGGCCGGATTATATAATGTCCCAATATACCGGTTGGTTCGAGGACTTATCCGGAAAAAATTCGGAGAACTTATTCGCGCTCATGCAGAACATTTCCTTCTTGGGAATGGTTCGTAAGATATCGGGATCGGTCAGTTACTCGGACATTTATCTGATAATAGGGGGATTAATAGTATTCGGCCTGCCTTATCTACGCATCAGTCAATATAAATATGAGGCTTTCCGGAAAACGTTATTGGCCTCGGTGTTGATGTTTGTCGTACTGTTCAGCACGGGTAGCGAGTCCAGTACCTATATCATAGCGTTTATCGGAGTCGCTATTTGGTATACGGCTGTACCGTGGAAACGTTCGACATTGGATATTGTCTTGATGGTCTTCGCCTTTATATTGACCAGCATGTCTCCGTCCGATCTTTTCCCGAAATACATACGAGTGCATTATGTATACCCGTATGCGTTAAAAGCGTTGCCTTGTATGCTGATCTGGCTAAAGCTGACATTTGAGATGTGTACGAGGAGTTATAATCCGGTAAAGGTATAAATGGAATGAACGCACAAGCAGACATAGATTTGGTATTACCTTGTTACAACCCGCCTTCGGGCTGGGAGGAACGAGTAGCCACCCATTTCCGCGAAGTGGAGCGATTATTCAGCCCGGTACGTTTCCACCTTTTTATTGTCAGTGATGGTTCGAGACGGGGATACGAGCCGGAAACGATTGACCGCCTCCGGCAATTGATACCGAATGTCTGCGTCGTAGACTATAAGCCCAACAGGGGAAAAGGATATGCCTTGCGAGAGGCAGTAAAGCGATGTACCTCTCCCTACATTATTTATACGGACTACGATTTCCCTTATACAAACGACTCGTTCGGCAGGATGGTCGAGACGTTGCTAGGAGGAGCGGACGTGGTCGTGGCTACCCGTAGCAAAAGTTATCAGGAGAATTTGCCTCCTTTCCGAAAAGTGCTATCCAAGCTATCCCATATATGTAACACATGGATTTTGAGGATCAAGATCAAGGATACGCAAGGAGGTATGAAAGGATTCAGTCAAGCGGGACAAGCGATATTCCTGACCACCCGTATCAATAGCTTCCTGTTCGATACAGAATTTATCTATAAGGCAAGTCGCCGGAAAGAGATAAACTTACGGACGATCAATGCGAACATCAAAGAAGGACTAGCGGTATCCGATATGGGATTCAAGGTCCTGCGGCGGGAAGCGTTGAACTTCTTATCCATCTTATTTCATAGAGATTAATTAACATTCATGATATTACTTAGTTTTGATATCGAGGAGTTTGACGCTCCATTGGAACACGGCGTGGAATTGCCGTTCGAGGAACAAATGCGTACTTCCGTGGAAGGAACCCGGAAGATATTGGCATGTCTGGCCCGTCACCGGGTAAAAGCGACTTTCTTTTGCACGGCGAACTTCGCCCTTCATGCGAAGGATTTGATCTTGGACATCCAAAAGGGTGGACATGAGATCGCTTCGCATGGTTTTTATCACTCGTCGTTCGAGACCGCCGATCTACGCAAGTCCAAAGAGGCATTGGAGGAACTGACCGGACAACCGGTGAACGGTTTCCGTATGGCCCGCATGATGCCCGTCGAAGAAGAAGAGATCCATAAGGCCGGTTACTTATACAACTCGTCCTTGAACCCGACTTGTATTCCCGGCCGTTATAACCATCTGGGGCAACCCCGCACCTATTTCATGAAAGATGGCGTATTGCAACTGCCCGCCTCGGTGACCCCGATCGTCCGTTTCCCCTTGTTTTGGCTGGCTTACCATAACCTTCCGGCCACCTTGTACCGTAAGTTAGCGCTTTGGACTTGGAAAGAGGACGGTTATTTCCTGACCTATTTCCATCCGTGGGAGTTTACCTCCTTGAGCGACCGGAAAGAGCTAAAGTTGCCGTTTATCATGACCAACCATTCCGGTTGCGGCATGGAAAGAAGGCTGGACGCCTTGATCCGTTTCTTCAAGGATAAAAGAGCGCCGTTCGGTACCTATACGCAATTCTCACAAGAAATCTTGAGTAAGAGTCATGGCCAAGAATAAGTTTTATGTCGTATGGAAAGGGTTGAACCCGGGAATCTATGATAACTGGGCGGAATGCAAGGCACAGGTAGACGGACAAGAGGGAGCCAAATATAAATCCTTCGAGAACCGGGAGGAAGCCGCCAAAGCCTTCGAGGCCGGCTATACCCATTACCTAAAGACCGCCTCTTCCCCGAAAGCCGTGGCCCGTCTCGCGCCAGAAGCCCCGATCGGGAACCCCATCAATGAGAGTCTTGCCGTAGACGCCGCCTGTAGCGGTAATCCCGGGGATATGGAGTACAGAGGCGTTTATACCGCCACCGGGCAAGAGATCTTCCATATCGGCCCGCTGAAGGAGGGCACGAACAATGTCGGGGAATTCCTCGCCTTAGTACACGGCCTCGCCTTGCTACAGCAAAAGGGAAGCGACCTGCCGATCTATTCGGATAGCCGCAACGCCATCAGCTGGGTCAAGAAAAAGAAATGCAAAACCCTATTAGCACGTAAACCGATCAACGAACCTATCTTCGACCTCATCGAGCGGGCCGAGAAATGGTTGAACACCCATACCTATACCACCCGGATCCTCAAATGGGAAACATCCGAATGGGGGGAGATCCCGGCGGATTTCGGAAGGAAATGAGGTAAAGGTAATTAAAATTATATCGTATATTTGCCCAATATATCGAATTCAAGCCTATGAAGATCGCTTTCGACGCAAAACGGATTACGCATAACGCTACCGGACTGGGTAATTATAGCCGGTTCGTAGTGAATAGTTTGTCCGCTTCTTTCCCGGAGCATACCTATCAACTCTATACGCCGGGCAAAGGCAAAGAAGCGTTACGGAAACGGATCGAGGAGCGTCCAAGTGTCTCATTCCATTATCCGGAAGGCAGGTTCGATAAACTATTTCCGTCTTTATGGCGTACCTCGGGCCTAACGGCTACGCTTCGAAAAGAGCACGTAGATCTGTTCCATGGCTTGAGTAATGAGATTCCTATGAATCTAAAACAGAACGGAATCCCAGCGGTCGTAACGATACATGACTTGATCTTCTTGCGTTACCCGCAGCTTTATAAACCGATCGATCGTTCCATCTATACCTACAAATTCAAGCAAGCTTGTTTACGGTCGGACAAGATCATAGCGATCAGCCGACAGACGATGCGAGACATCCGGGACTTCTTCCACATTCCGGAAAGCAAGATCGAGGTTGTTTACCAAGGTTGTGACCCGATATTCGGGCAAGCGGTTCAAGAAGACGTGAAATCGTCCGTACGCGAGAAATATCAGATAAACGGGCCTTATATATTATATGTAGGGAGCATCGAGGAACGGAAAAATTTATTGCTTCTGGTAAAAGCCCTGAAAAAGCTGAAAGAAGATATCTCCGTGATCGCTATCGGTAAGCATACGCCTTATACGGACACGGTAGAGACTTATATCCGGGAAAACAACCTGTCCGGTCGCGTCCATATCTTGACTCATATACCTTTTAACGAATTAGCCGCTTTCTATCAGATGGCGACCTTATTTGTCTATCCCTCGTTTTTCGAAGGATTCGGTATCCCGATCTTAGAAGCCCAGCTTGCCGGTATTCCGGTGATAGCGGCTACCGGTTCTTGTCTGGAAGAGGCGGGCGGACCGTCCGCTTTATATACCGATCCAAGAAACGAACAAGAACTGCGCGGCTTGATAGAGTCCGTATTGAACGAGCCGAAGCTGGCCGAATCCATGCGTTCCGGCGGACGAGAGAATATACGGCGATTCATGCCCGACGTATTAGCGGCTCATTTCATGCGAGTATACGAGAATATCTCACGATCTTAGCAAATCCATTTTATCCATACACAATGAATATACTTTTAGTCTATAAAGAAGCCGATATAGCAACCTACAAAATGCTGGAAGGATTGTCCAAGCTTGAGGACTTCAACATCTATATCGCTTCTCCCCAATCGTATACCGACAAAAAGATCTATGGGAATTGTACACCTTTGGATCTGCCGGTCATTACCTCGAAGTTCAACTGGAACGTTATTCGTGCCCTGCGCAAAATCATCAAGACTTATCGGATCGACCTTATCTACTCACCGAGTAGTTCCGGTTTATCAAACGCTCTATTCGCTTCCATAGGCACACGGGCGAAGAATATCGCATACCGAGGTACGCAGGCTAAATTGAAGCGGTTCGATCCGACCTATTATCTAGGCATATTAAATCCCGCCGTGGAGCATGTCGTATGCGAGACCAAAGATATCGAGGAATATCTCTCCCGATTCATCGCACGAAAAAGACTAACGACCAGCACAAAGCCATTTGATATCGATTGGATCAAGGAGGCAGTCCGTACGCCCAAACAAGCAGACGATATTCCGGACGACGCCTTTCGTTGCATCTATATCGGAGCGACGAAGAACAGGCCGTTCAAAGGCTTAACCGATTTGATTGATGCGTTTATCTTATTGGATGATCCACGGGTACATCTTACAATCGTGGGAGAATATGGGGAAAATGATTTCCAATTAGCCCAACAGTCGAAGGTAAGCGCACAAATTCATTTTCTGGGACAGCGTTCCGACGCCATCTCTTTTCTGGTCACGTCCCAGTTGTTTATACTTCCCTCGCACCGGGATGCCTCCCCAAGAGTCGTGCGAGAGGCTATGGCTTGTTCAGTACCTTGTATCGTAACAGACATACCGGGAGCAAGAGACTTAATCATAGACGGAGTCACCGGATTGTTAGTGCCGCCTTCTTCTCCTCAACAAATGGCGGCGTCTATCCTCTCGCTTATCGATAACCCGAAGCGATTGGAAGCGTTCGCCAAGGCCTCACGTGAGCATATCATCCAAGATTTCAGCGTAAAGGCTTATACAGACGGCTTCGCCACGTTATTCAGGTCGATCAAGAAAGCATAGATTATTTACAGATTCAGAAACAACGGATATAAGCTAATGAATAGCTATCATAAAGATGGTCCTTCATTCCATGTTTATATTGGAAGGACAGGATATTTTTCTTAAGCTCATAATTTAGCTTTGTCCGTAGAATCATCGGCTTATCCCCATTATCCCGATATCCCCGGAAACCGGCATAATTACAATCCAACGAGACCCCCCGATAGGTTCCTAACACACCTGCCCCATAACAGAAAGCGTCGTTCTGACGATTAACGACATCGTTCGTCATCCAACAATAAAAACCCGCTAAAGCTTGTACACGGATCGAAGCGTTTACATCTTTCCGCTTCCACAACGTACGTCCCAGATTGGCGTCGAACCAATAAGAGGCCGCATCCGTATAACGAGCGTCGCACAAGCGTCCGCCACTGGCGGTTTTCAGGTTGGCGCTTACCACGATATCCATCCACTTCTCGCTCCGGAGAGCTTGGAAATAAAAATTAAAGATCACGTCGCCCCGGCAAACAATCGGGGATTTCAGTTCTACCGCATAACGCTCATCCCGCACTTCCGGCGACATCTCATACCATTCTTGGAATACCCAACTGACATTCACTCCTACACGCCCCTTTACGACAGGAATGTACAAACGGGTAAAGATATCTTTTGTCTGATCGCCTTGCGTCTTATGATATTCCCCCCGAAGCTCCACTTCCCAACGGCTGGACAGGCTTCCTCCTACCAACTCGGGAATCGGAAAGGCATTTGGTCCGAAATAACGGGGCGAGTAAGTCAGATACTCTACCTTTTCCCACCATTCTAACGCCTTAACCGGAAATACATAGGCAAAAAGACAACTAACGACTAAACAGAACCGGAGTATTTGTGTTTTCATAAAAGTCTATAATTCAAATTCAATCTCATGCTTCAACGCATATTTCTTCCAGAAACGATTTCGATAGTATAATATCCAACGAAGGCATTCCGCTTTATCAAAATGCCGGCTCTCGGCATAGGTCTCCGCCATTAAATGAAAAGCGGCTTCCCGTCCCCACAAGCGGGAGAAATTCGCGCATCCTCGTTTTAGCGATACAGGCCCGAAGTGCATCCGGTTTATATCGATCAAGGAGAACCTAACCCCTTCCTCCGTACGATCGTACAACACATTTCCGGGAGAGAAATCGGCATGATAGACCTCCGCCTCATGCAACTCTGCCATATAAGTGCCTAACGCACGAAAAATATCCTCGTTCCCCTCTACCGGACGCTGTCCGACTTTATACAATGTCTTATAGCTGGATTGCAGACTGATAAAATAACTATATCCCAAAAACCCTTTCTTCCTAAAAAGGATATAAGCGATCGGGGCAGGAGTCTCAAACCCCTTGGCAACCAATCGCAGAGCGTACTCATAGGCTCGCACAGCCTTAGGCTGACGGAAAAAACGATAAATAACACGGTTTATCAAGAAGGGGACTCTATATCGCTTGACATTCAGTTCCACACCATCTACCTCAAAAACCTTGATCTCATTCCTCGCCTTATAAATCGTTTTTCCCTCTTCCGAAAATATACGAGGTACACGCCTTACAAAATCCTCGAATCGCCCGTACGCCGGGTTAATGACCTCCTTCATCCGAAACCATTTCATTTAAAGAGGTTAATACCTTGTTTATGATTAGATCCGGATTGAGCTGTCTCATACACGCCCAATCCTTCCGCAGGCAGGGCTTTTGGCCAAATACGGAACAAGGACGGCAAGGTAAGTCCAACTGGATACAATCTTCCGGATCCTGATGATATCCGTAAAATCCGGCATAGGGATGGGTAGCGCCCCAAACGGAAAGCACCCGTGTACCGACCAAGGAAGCGAAATGCATATTGGCGGAATCCATGCAAATCAACAGATCCAACCGGCTGATCAAGGCCAGTTCCTGATCCAAGGAATACTTGCCCGCCACGCTTTTTACCCGGGGATACTCAAAAGCCCATTGATCCAAGAGCGCCTCCTCGTAGCCACGACCACCGAACAGGAAGATGGTAAAATCCTCTCGATCGGAAAGCTCGGCCATGACCAGCTCCATCTCCCCGGTCGGATAAATCTTTCCCCGGTGCTTGGCGAAGGGGGCGATACCGATCCATTTGCCCGTCTTCGTTCCCGCAAGGGGTTCCAAGGCGGATAAATCAGGGGTCGAGGTCTCATAAAGCGAGGTGAACGATTCCGTATAATGAAGTCCGGCGTTACGGAACACATCCGCATAACGTTCGATCACCGGGCGAAGTTGTTTAAATCGTTTATGCTTCGCGTCGGTCAACCGGGCACGATCTTTCCGGGCCTTATCCACGACAAACACTCGTCTGCCGTTCAAGCGGAACAGCGTACGGATAATCATGGTTCGCAACACATCGTGCAAATCCAGCACCATATCGAAATCGTATTTCACCAAGGCAGAGGCAAAACGAAGCAATCCCGCCAACGTTTTCTCCGTGCTCTTCGTATTGATACCGATCACGTTCACGTTCTTCGGGCGGTTGATAAAAACCGGGATCAAGAACGCTTGCGTCAACACGGTAAACGAGTCCGTAGGATTCGCCTTGGCTGCGGAATAGATAACGGGAACGGTCATCGCCACATCCCCGATAGCCGAAAGTCGTATTACTAATATATTTGCCATTATTTCTTACCGTACAACACAGGATTCAAGGCCGGGTCGTTGTACATCTTCATTTGCTTGTAGACCTTCATGTATTTCTTACCGTCACGGATATCGGATAGCAATTGATCCAAAGCCATCGACAAATCCTTCTTCTGCTCCATCAGCACCGCCAGTTTCTGCTCACAACGAGCCTTATGCTCGGCAGTAGCGTCCGGACGGCTCGCCTCCTCACGCATATGATAGATCTTAAGCGTAAGGATCGACAGACGATCGATCGCCCAAGCCGGGCTTTCCGTATTGATCGTAGCGTCCGGCAAGACTTTCACGTTCTTGTATTTATCCAGAAAGAAACTATCGATCAACTCTACCAAATCCGTACGATCTTGATTCGACTTGTCGATGCGGCGTTTGATAGCCAGCGCTTCCACCGGGTCGATCTCCGGATTCCGGATAATGTCCTCCAAATGCCATTGTACGGCATCGATCCAGTTCTTAAGATAAAGATAAAACTCGATGCTCTTTACCGCATAGGGATTATGCACTGTAGCATCTACATTGTCAGTTACATGATAAGCCTCCGTAGCTTGCTCAAAAATGCGGAAACATTGTTCGCTGAAGTTCATATATGATTCATTTTCTTTCTGTGAATACTTTGTGGGACAAAGATAATGCTTACGGATCAGAAACCCAATTCTACCGGATAAATTCTATCCTCTTAGCATATATCCTTTCTTCGGCAAGGATACGATGCCGGTAGACGGATCGTTATGAAGCGCTTTACGGAGATAGGTGACCTGCACATTCAAGGCCAGGGAGTTGGCGTATGAGCTAGTTCCCCAGACGGTTTCCAACAGAAGGTCACGATCCACCGCCAGATTCAGGTTTGTCGCCAGGATTCGCAGAAGATCCGCTTGGCGGGAAGTGATCAATACCTTGTTATTACCCGTACGGATCTCGTTCGTGGTGTAGTTGAAGGTCGTGTTTCCGAAATGGAAACTCTCCTCCTGCACGCTTTCATGGACACCGATCTCAAAACGGTCCTTGATACGGGCGATCAGCTCTTCCGGATAGAAGGGTTTCGCCAAGTAATCGTTTCCGCGCAAGCTAAAACCTTTCAAACGGTCGTTCTTATCGGAACGGTCGGAAAGGAAAAAGATCAAGACATGACGGTCTTGCTCACGGATCTTTTCCGCTACCTCGAAACCGTTTAGGCCGGGCATGTTGATATCCAGCAAGACCAGATCCGGTTTCACGACCGGGAATTGCTTCAAAGCCATGGTACCATTGCCGGTATAAGTCACCTCATACCCCTCCCGTTCCAAGAATCGCTTCAAGACGAGGGAATACTTAAAGTCATCGTCAGCGAAAAGTATTTTCAATGTCGATTTCATAAAGCTGCAGTAGGTAGATTTATAGTAATTCGAGTGCCTTCACCTAATTCACTTCGCAGGGATACTGAACCATGATGCGCCTCTACTATTTGGCGAACGTAGCTCAATCCCAACCCAATACCCGGAATTTGCTTATCCGGCAGATGAGACGAACGGTAAAACTTCTCGAATACCTTTCGCCGCTCATCCGGAGCGATACCGAAGCCATTATCCGAAACGGTCAATCCCACCCCTTGCTGATTCCAAAGCACTACGATATCGATATTCACTTCCTCTCCCGAATATTTGATAGCGTTCTCTATCAAGTTAGACAAGACATTCGCCACATGTACCGGATCGGCTGTCAGATCCGGCATATCCGGGGGAAAGGCCGTCGAGAAAGAGACTTTTTTCCCGGCAGGGATATTGGTTAGGCGCACCACCTTCTCCACCAACTCACGGAGATTAAAAGCGGAAGGTCTCAAGAGCGTCTCCGTCTCGCTCTTAGGGTACCAAACCCAGCAACAAGCCGTACATGCCGGACAAACGCTTCGTTTTGAGATGGAGCCGCAGGTATTCAGCCTAAAGGAGGTGGAAATCCATCCGGGACGTGTCTGGGGGCGGCAAGATACGATCAATTATGATGTCACCCGCTTTCTCTCCCCAAAGGATCAAGCCATTAAGGACGTATTACGGAAACTTCCGGGTATCGATATCGATGATCTGGGGAAGATCTCTTACAACGGGAAAGAGATCCGTAATTTCTATGTGGAGGGACTGGATCTCACCAACGGGAAATACAAACAAATCAGCGAGAACCTGCGAGCCGACGCCGTACAGAACATACAAGTGATGGAGAACCACCAACCGATCCGTGTGTTACAGAGAAAGATCAAGACCGAAGACGTAGCGTTGAACCTCAAGCTGAGACCGGAATTCCGGGATCGCTGGCTGATCAATGCCGAAGGCGGTCTCGGCGCATCCCCGTTCTTATGGAAAGGAGCCGCTGACGCCTTGCAGATCAGCCGCAGCAGCCAATCCGCTTATCTATATAAAGGGAATAATACCGGGCAGGATGTATCGGGCGAGCAAAATACGCTTACCGAATCACCCGAATCCCGTTTATCCGAGCCCAAGGTTCCCCAATTTCTGCTACAGCCCTCATTTTCCGCCCCGCTAAAGAAAGAGCGCTGGCTGTTCAACCATATACACAGCCTATCCGCAAATCGCCTATATAAACTGAACGAGAACACCCAACTCCGTATAAACGCCGGTTATATCCACGACCTGCGAACACAGGAAAGGGGGAGTGAGACGACTTATTACCAATCCGAGGACACGATTCATCTAACGGAACAAAGCGATAGCCGCATTCGCTCGGATCAAGCCAACCTCAATATCGGAGTGGAAAACAACTCGCAGGAAAGGTATCTCAAGAACCAGTTCTCAGCCACCGGAGATTGGCAATCCAGCCTTTCCCATATAACCGGAAACACAATTTCCACCGGCCGTACAACATTGGACCAACGCATCAAAACCCCGAACCTCGACTTACGTAATAATTTACGGACCCTGTGGAGCTTGGACAAATACACGTTGGAAGCCCAGTCTTCGCTCCGTTACCACAGCAACGCGGCCGATCTTCGCTTGGATAACCACCCTTATCCAATGAGCTTACGCGACTTTTATACCGATAATTCCTTCTCATTCCTGAAAAAGAGCGGTTCCCTCACCCAGCGATATACGGTGGGCATAAACGGGGAGATCAGCAATATCGAGAAAAGCCTGCAAACTTATCTCTCACCCGATTACCAATGGAATACCTATAAATGGACCCTATCCCTCAGCGCCCCTCTCAGATGGACCGGATATACAGGGGTCGGTTTCTCCCGCATCTCAGTTAATCCGTCCCTGTCCATTATCTACAAACTGAATTACGCATGGCGTTTCACGGTACACGCCTCCTATAAGGAAAGATACGGAGAGATGACCGACTTATACGACCGGCCTTATCAAACGGATTACCGGAATAGCGTCTGGAATTGCGGAATCCTCCCGGTTTACAGACAACAGCTTTATTCCGTTTATGGGGAGTACAAGAATACGGCACGGGAATTCTTCGCCACGGTAAACCTGACACACAACCGGGAGTGGTACAACCGTATATACGAGCAACGTATAGAGAACGGACAGGTACAACGAGTCTCCTTACCACTGTCCAACCACGGTTCCGGCTATACCGTCAAAAGCACGCTATCCAAAGGCTTTTACGATCTAGGGCTAAAGACCTCGCTCATGGCGCTCCTCAATATCAGCAAGGCCGAGCAAATCAGCGGGGGACAAAGGCTTCCTTATCAATATCGCCTCATGCGCCTAGAGCCCAAAGTGATCTGGACTCCCAACCGCCATTGGGAAACCAGTTACCAAACCGATATCCGGTACGGAGGAAGTAAAATAGGAGAACGTACCCGTTTGGCGCCCTTATGGAACGTCATCCAACAAGTACAAC from Parabacteroides distasonis ATCC 8503 includes these protein-coding regions:
- a CDS encoding TonB-dependent receptor gives rise to the protein MEPQVFSLKEVEIHPGRVWGRQDTINYDVTRFLSPKDQAIKDVLRKLPGIDIDDLGKISYNGKEIRNFYVEGLDLTNGKYKQISENLRADAVQNIQVMENHQPIRVLQRKIKTEDVALNLKLRPEFRDRWLINAEGGLGASPFLWKGAADALQISRSSQSAYLYKGNNTGQDVSGEQNTLTESPESRLSEPKVPQFLLQPSFSAPLKKERWLFNHIHSLSANRLYKLNENTQLRINAGYIHDLRTQERGSETTYYQSEDTIHLTEQSDSRIRSDQANLNIGVENNSQERYLKNQFSATGDWQSSLSHITGNTISTGRTTLDQRIKTPNLDLRNNLRTLWSLDKYTLEAQSSLRYHSNAADLRLDNHPYPMSLRDFYTDNSFSFLKKSGSLTQRYTVGINGEISNIEKSLQTYLSPDYQWNTYKWTLSLSAPLRWTGYTGVGFSRISVNPSLSIIYKLNYAWRFTVHASYKERYGEMTDLYDRPYQTDYRNSVWNCGILPVYRQQLYSVYGEYKNTAREFFATVNLTHNREWYNRIYEQRIENGQVQRVSLPLSNHGSGYTVKSTLSKGFYDLGLKTSLMALLNISKAEQISGGQRLPYQYRLMRLEPKVIWTPNRHWETSYQTDIRYGGSKIGERTRLAPLWNVIQQVQLSYIFSPIEASLSVDHYHNDVNEDQSVNAVFADFSVSWKSGRWQITATATNLFDKRTYAYTRYASLESYTSWVRIRPREFLVAIRYRL